The genomic stretch ACTTAAATAATGGTTGAATATAAAATGTCATAATTTCAcgtttaaaaatattattaagctactcatttgtttttcttttcaagtttttgtaattttaaataaataattaattgtataacTTTTATGAGTTATATTGCTATGAAAATTATTAATCGATTCATTaccattttttttattgtaaaataggaattttaattgtaattaattaattttgatgtgaatttttttttttttggaattttttaatTCAACCATGAAATATAGTTTGTAAGTTGGAAGTTCATGAGTAATAGTTATTAAATGGAGGATTAGTGAATGGAAACTATTGTAGATTTAATAGCCATTATAAACAATTgattcccatattttaatttgcctttttcatttattttttagttatgagtattattaaataagataattCATTAGTGAGGAGCTCAAGAggtaaaacaaatagaaaaattcttttaatgaaaattactattattattattgatcatAAATAGTGGTTGAAATAAAATGCCATATCTTTacttttaagaatattattaaacttcacaattattttatttttaattaaaagggTTTAATTTGTATAACGATATTAAATAAATAGATATAGGTGTAAATTTTAAGTGGTACAATTTCAGGAAAGTTAAGTTTaactttttaccaaaaaaaaatataccacattttcaaccaatatttcatcatatgaaaataaattataaaaaaaactatgaaaaactttaatcgattcattaacatgttttattacaaaaaaatcaattaaaatgttaattttataagttaatgttatgttgtcaattgtcattAATCGAGTAAgcaatataaattaaaattaattaatattaaccaatctaaaaatgacatgtggaataaaattaaacggtataagtagccttttaactatatagtatagatgTCTGCGTGGATAATGGTTGGGTAAGCATGTGCCAATCTTAATCAATGTGGCAATGTGAATGTCTATGTGGCTTTTTTACATCCTACATGGCTTTGTCTAGTTGGCATTTTTTAGAAttccttttaatagtattttatagatgaCTTAGCAATTTAGCCTAGATTTAGTTTAGTTGGATAGTTTACATTTGGGTACTTGGCTTGTAATAGAAGATTGTTGAAGAGCATCTTCCACTTATTAATCAAAGACTCAATGTTTCCTTTTTGTTGGTACAATTTTCTCTCTTTTTAGTTTAAatcttcaattgtttacattttcattCTCTTTTTAGTTGTTGTTTCATTTAATACCATGTTTATTACCATGTTTACTTGTTTTCCTCCAATTTTCTACATTTTTCCTTCAACTATATGTGAGTAGTGACCCCCTAGGGTTTAGGGCGAAATTAAGTGAGGATTAGAACTATGAATATGGGTTGTTAATGTTTGGTTATTAGGTAAATTGGTTGGTCTTTGTAATGATGAATTTGGATGCTTTGTGAAGATTTTGTATCCATCTTTAGGAGAGTCTAAAAAAttagttcttttttttttggtagaaagtAAGAATTTCATTAATAATATGAAGCCCACATACATATTTGTCAACCCATACAACATATTTTGGTATCACCAATTCTATTCAACTACATACAACCATGTGTTAGACAAGAAGCCAATCTAAGACTCTCCTGCAACTTTCCTTACACTTTTTATTGACTTGGATAAACACATCATTCTTAATTCTCTTACATATAACATCAGGAGCCCAAACCATCTGAGTAACTAGGCAATTATTCCGAGCCCACCAAATGTGATAGATTAGAACCAATAGAACTTCTGCCATAACATCCATGCTGCCAGTTTGCCTTTGCCCTCTCCACCAGTCCATGATATGCTGATGTGGAATGGTGCTATGACACCAAGCATTCACCAAAATCAGACACTGATTGCTATATTCACATTCACAAAATAAGTGTTAATGTCCTTCCTCTGCCTCACCACATAACTCGCACAAAGCATCAGTCCCTATATTCATGCGACATATTCTGTCTTTAGTTAACAGACGGCCTTGAACATATAACCAGCCTATGAATGGATGCTCAGGAATAGCGATGGTATTCCAAACACACTTATACACGTCCACATTAGGGGCACCAGTACCCAGCCATTGGTAGCCTTTAGCAATGGTATACTCCCCTTCCTCAGATAGCCAACCTGTACCTACATAACCTGCAATTAGTCCCTCCTTAATTCTACATATCCGTCTCCACGCCCAACTACTCCCATGTGAAGGTTTATAGTCATACCATGACACTCCTtttaaataaatacaatgcacCCATTTCACCCACAGGCGATCCTTCTTATGCATTAACCACCAAACATACTTCCCCACTACTACTACTACATTCCACCTCCTCAGGTCACAGACCCCCTTGATTTTTGGGAAGACAAACCTTATCCCAGGAAACCAAAGCAGGTGACTGAGAAGTAGCTTCCCCTTTCCAAAGAAAGCTCCTGTAAATACTCTCAATTTTAGCCATAATACATGATGGGATAATGTATATTCTAGCCCAGTAACCGTGTAAAGCTCCTAGCACACTATTAATCATTACTAATATGCCAGCATAGAATAGTCTTTTAGCCCCTAAAGCCCTGATACGATCAACTATTCTTTCCACAAGAATGTTACAATCCAACACAGATAACTTCTTACCTGATATAGGTACCCCCAAGTATTTGAAGGGTAAAGTTCCTATTTTCAACCCAGTAAGTTGTGCAAACTGCTCCAGAATCTTCTTAGGCATGCCATTGCCATACACATTAGATTTTTGCTTGTTCATTTTTAGAACTGAGGCGATAGAGAATATATTAAAAGCCCTCATAATCACAATCATGGACTCCCAGTCACCTCTTCAGAACACTAGCAAATCATCAGCAAAGCAGAGGTGAGTGAGATTCATTTTCCTACATAAAGGATGATGCTTGAACCCATCAAGTTCCTTAATTCTGTTGAGAATCCTAGTCAAATATTCCTTGCATATGGAAAAAAGTAAAGGAGAGAGGGGATCTCCTTGTCTAAGACCCGTTCTCCCTTTAAAGTAACCAAATATTTCTCCATTCAAAGATAAAGAGTAGTGAGGAGTAGATACATATTCCATCAGAAGGTTAGTGAAGTGATCAGGGAAGTTCAAAGATCTCAACATTTCCTTCAAGAATTCCCATTCAATGGAGTCATACGCTTTTTGCAAATCCAATTTCATTATCACTCGAGGAGAACAGATTTTCCTATTGTAGAGTTTGGTGAGGTCTTGGCAAATCAGAATATTTTCAACAATATCTCGATCTTTAATGAAAGCACTTTGTGTAGGGCTAATTATATCAGGCAAAACCTCACCAAGTATGTTGCATAATATTTTGGCAATACATTTATAGATAGTATTGTAGCAAGTTATAGGTCGAAATTGATTAACACTCTTAGGCATGTCCACTTTAGGTATAAGGGTAAGAGTACTATTATTAATCTACTTGAGAAGCTTGCCTGTTGTAAAGAAGTCTTGAACAACAGCTACCACATTAGCTCCaatcaccccccccccccaagcatCTTTAAATAATTGGGAGGTAAAACCATCTAGCCCTGGAGATTTAGTACCAGGAATAGAAAATATGGCTCGTCTGACTTCTTCCCCAGTAACTGATCTTGCAAGGCATCTATAATGCTCCTCAGTTAAAATAGTACCCTGCCTAACTGTAGGTCGATGAACTCCCTTGACAGAGCAACTTGTCCCCAGCAAATTACTATAATATCTCTCAAAAGCTTCATTAATTTCCTGGATTTGATTAAGTACATTCCCATTCTCATCCTCAGTTTGAACAACCTTGTTTGATATTCTTCTTTTCTCTATAGCAGAATGAAAGAAAACAGTGTTATCATCTCCTTCCTCTAGCCAATTCACTTTAGCTTTTTGGGCCAAGAAAGCATATCTTGCTTCATCTAAAGCTCTATGGCTATCAGCAGCTTCCTTCTCTGCCTCAAGAAGCTGTTGATCAGAAGGTCTAGTCTGCAACTCTTCCTGAATATTATGGAGAGTCATTAACATGATGTGACCAGTCTTTTCTACATCATGTAAATTGTCTCTATTCCGTTTTTTCAAATGTTGTTTCATAGATTTCATCATGTTAACCAGTCTATACATGTGAGTACCATAGATTGGAGCATCCCGATGTTTCTTAATAATGTCCAAAAATTCAGGAGCTTTCGCCCACATGTTGAAGTATCTAAAAGGGATATTCTTAACTCTATCTGTACCATCCATCTGAATAAGATATGGGCAATGGTCATACACCCTCTCTGGCAAAAAATTTGCAAAAGAATCCGGGAATAAATTTAACCAGTCATCATTTGTAAGGGCCCTATCAATCCTACTATAAAACCTTGAGTTCACCTCTTGTTTGTTAGTCTAAGTGGAGAAAGAACCCACTTCTTTTATATCCTCTACACCACAATTCTGCACACATTGTTGGAGAGGAGCCATCTCAGCACTTGTGACAGTCGCCCCAATTCTTTCATTAGAATGCAGTATATTATTGAAATCACCTCCTATTAACCAAGCCCCTGGAGTTACATTATGATACGCTTCTAATGTACTCCACAAGACCTTCTTGTCTGCTGCTTTATTAAAACCATAGACAAAAGTAATCCAATAAGTTATATTTCTGCCTCTTTCAGTAACCTTAATATGAATAGTCTGTGCTGAGATGTGCTGAATATCAACACTAATAACTCGGGGATTCCAAATAACCCATATCCTGCCCCCTTTATGACTTTGATGATTAGTACATATGGCCCAACTACCATTAATAAAATTACTCACTTTCAACCATTTATTATTCTTGACTCTAGTTTCAATCAGACCAAAAAGTTCTACCATATTTAGATGCAGGAACCTTCGAATGTCCATCTGCTTATTCAATTTATTAAGAGCATGAACATTCCAAAATCCAAATCTAAACATGATCACATGATGTTCCTTGAACACTACCCATCTCCTGATTAATCTCAACAATTTCCTTGTCTTTCCTCAGAGACAATTAGACAACTTCTACATAACAGTGCCCTCCTGGTGTGAGCAGAGGGGGATGTGTGTTCTGCCTGCTCAGTCTCGAGGCATTCTGAGCAGGAGATTTCCCTTTCTTGTCCCCAATCACTCCCTCTCTTGGTGTTGCTATAGCAGTTGATGAAGGAGCTACTGGTTTCTTTCTCCACACTTGTGTAACCTTCTGAGGAATGACCTTGTTCCTATGCTGTCTTGTAGCGTGTCTAATACCACGACAAGTATTACAAGTTATAGGAAGCCAGTCATATTTCATTCGAATGTTTCTCTCATTCCCCTCCTCATCCAAGAAAACCAATGAATCTGGAAATTTTTGGTTCACTTTCACTTCAATCATCAGTCTTGCATAACCTagaaacattgtttttctcaattGCTTCATCTCGTCTAATAACTTTCCCAATCAGACCCCCCAGTTTATGTAAGCAGTCCTTCCCCCAAAATTTAAGATCAAGTCCAACCAACTTAACCCAGATAGGAAGCATATCAAGTTTCTGCTTTACAAGTTCAGTCTTGGGAGTCCATTCTTTGATAATTACTGGTTTATTATCAAACACACATAACCTTGTTGTAAAACTCTTTGCTGTATGGCCTTAGACTTAAACCTAACTAAGAAGATACCATTAGGTAGAAAAGACACTTGATTATACTCCTCCTCTTTCCACATCTGTTTAATAAATCCATCTAACACATTCCATGGAGGATTAGCTCCAACCACATAGCCAAAAATAGATGTAGACCAGTAAGTGATCTCATCCTTAACATCATCTACAATTAGCTTAAGTAGAGGAGCGGCCGTTACCTTCTTTCGATTGACCTCAGTCCATTCACCGGGTGATTCACTATTTACAGGTTCTTCAGGAATAACATTCAAAACTTCATCTTCGTGTAACACCTCTTCTGGAGTAGAATCTAAATCTTCATCCAAATCATATGGTTCAAGAGTTTTTTCCGTGAATTCCAAAACCCTCGCCCTAGATCCAGACACCCATTCAGTTTCATCGTTCTCATAGTGATGCagatcatcatcatcaatccTCTGATCATCATGTGTTTTACAATTTTTAGAATTTTTATAGTTATTTTTGGAATTATTATTAGGTTGTTCTTTGCTTTTGCCATTTCGTAGATCCCCAAATTGATTTCTGCTAAAATTCAGACCTTTTTCTCTCTCTACATTTCTGCTAAATTAGTTCTTCTAGACCAATAATTACCCAAGACCCATTAATACCTATACTCAGCTTAACTTGCTTAGGGAACCCAAAGACCtattttttatcaattgtttacatctcttcaTCTTAGTCTACTTGCTTTAGTTTTAGTTTAGTTAATTTCACTAACTTTCTTGTTTTTTTTATTAAACTTAGATTCAAacaaattaagtacaactccactccatcctcgtggttcgaccctgaTAAATACTACTCTTATTGGGTTTTATAAACTGTGTTTGACACCGGAAACGACGATTAAAATTCGGAAATCATTACTCAGTGAAGACAATTTGCTTGCTAAAATTAATGGTGTATGGAACCTCAATTAAGGTCCAATTGGACTGAGAGGCTGTATAttgatgttggtgttggtgttgggcTATTAGTTATATTTTATGATCCATTATGTTTGATGACCTATATTTGATGCCACCAAGAGGAGAATTCATGTTAAGGAACTCATATGTAGAGGTTCCACGAATTATTCCCCTTGGTGAGGCACTTGTATGAGGTCACATCACTCAATGAGGACAACTTGCTTGCTGACAGTAATAAACATGTTCTTGCATTCATCATCAAACATAAAATTGAGTTTGAGTCAAACATCTGGAAAGTACTATTATCTTAGAATTAGAAGGCAAAGCAACTCGTCCGTTAAAGACGAAAGGGGGATGAAGGTTTTCATGTGCAGCGAGAATCGCGTATCTATGTTATGTATAGTGGGACTCCCTTCGACGAGACGTAAAATTAAGATTGAGATACTTACGAGCCGGGTTCCTTTCTTCCACTTTCTGGATGGATAATCTCGTTAGATGCACTTGGCAAAGAGGATTCTTCCCTAAGAACCCTAAGACTAAAgttcattcattttcatttccaTAGTGAGTTTACATTCTGAATAACCAAAATGAGTTCATTAACCAAAATACTGAATTAAGGTTATGATGTTTGAATTGACAAACAAACATGTCAAAAGCTGTCTTGATGTTTGTTTGTCATACAAATTGCCACTTTCCCATTGTTCAAAAGGGAACTTGAATACCTAGGTCTAACATGAGTTGTTCTAAACCTTTTTATCAAACCACATATAATTAAATATTGTATACGTTCCTTAACTAATTCTTCATCAACCTGTAAATTTCTCGGAAGTGTTCCTTGCCTTCGTTATGCAGACTTTGCTGAATGTGGTAGTGAGTAGCTGTCACGCCCTTTCAATTTCATTATTTCAACCATACAAGCTTGTAAACTAAGGCATACAGTTTCTAGAGTTTCCACCGTTTCTTCTTCATAAGCATCGTGTACACTCTTGACCAACTCTTCCACTAACCTTGCCGGATCTTCATCTTGTAATGATTGAATAGACCTAAAGAAACATAAGTGTAAAATGTTAAGCTAAGGTCAGAAGAGTTGGTTGGCTATTGTGTTAACTTTATGTTGAATCTATATGACGTTGTTGCTTCAAGGAAATATTTACCCTTTCCATTTATATGAGGCTTAATATTATCTTGTTGGATGATTATCTCCTTTGATGCAGTAGCTGGACACTTTTGTTTTATTGATGGTATCACTAAATTGATCGAACATTCTTTTGTCACTTTCTTGGTGATTGATTCTATTGGTTTTGTCACAATTGTACCAGTAAGGCAGCAACTCTGTTCTTGCTTTTTCTTTTTGCTGGTTCTTGGTAAGTGAATGGCCATATACCAACATTTCCATCAAATAAAACCTCTCCATTCTCTTTGTATATTGGCCTTGAAATAGGAGTCACAATATTACCCATATCAAAGAATTTGATACACTTTAACTGTCTATCAGACACTAGTTTACCCATGACAAAATGCAAACCTAAGATGTTTATTATCTTGGGTAAGAGCtggttttattgtatttttatgatACTTGATGATACCTTCCTTTTACCCATTTGTGACATGTTGATTGTGCATGGCCTATTGCCTTTCCCAATCTCTTAAGTGTTGTTCTTTTGGAGACAtctagtgtaacacccccttgtTACTCGATCAATGTAATgagaggatgttaccatctcggtttcccgaggcagtgaatcgGAGTTACAATTAAGAAAaaacttaaataaataacaagtttagtgatttacaaatgaatgaataaatgaatgtGAACTAGACATTATACAACTTGTCTACCATCTAAGTTATCTATCTATGTTACTCAACTCCAAGTCCGATGCTCGTCATGTCTCTCGCGTGACATCAAACCGACCTTTACTTAAATttctccccatatgatcggaaatatcatatcaATCGACAgtggccaccccgaaaataggtgacaatttacacagacacacacaaacacgtcagtttcaataataaGACACAACATGATAGATAAATAAGCAAcatgccaatgatatgaatgagacacgATTGCACCAACATCATACCAGTATCGGGACACGCACATACGTACCCACCACCACACCGGTGCCACGGACTCACCCACGACACCACATCTCAAAAATAGGTACATGGGACACGCCCGTGGTACCGGGTATAGA from Silene latifolia isolate original U9 population chromosome 5, ASM4854445v1, whole genome shotgun sequence encodes the following:
- the LOC141655621 gene encoding uncharacterized protein LOC141655621; the protein is MNKQKSNVYGNGMPKKILEQFAQLTGLKIGTLPFKYLGVPISGKKLSVLDCNILVERIVDRIRALGAKRLFYAGILVMINSVLGALHGYWARIYIIPSCIMAKIESIYRSFLWKGEATSQSPALVSWDKVCLPKNQGGVSWYDYKPSHGSSWAWRRICRIKEGLIAGYVGTGWLSEEGEYTIAKGYQWLGTGAPNVDVYKCVWNTIAIPEHPFIGWLYVQGRLLTKDRICRMNIGTDALCELCAPFHISISWTGGEGKGKLAAWMLWQKFYWF